CTCTACTAAGTCAAACAGGCTTGGGCCTGAAAGCAGAGTGCCGTCTTCACGCTTGTATAGACCCGTGTAAACGTTGTAGATGCCTTGCTCGTTGTAGTAGTGAGAGTTGTGTGTGTTATCAGAGAAACAATCGTGCTCGTCTTCAGTCGAGTTCGCTTCTAGTGCCACCTTCATACGCTCACCCGCTAGCTCACCTAGAGACAATGAGCCCATACCGAATAGCATTTTACGCAAACCGTTTTCGCTAGATTCAGCAAGAAGTTCTTGACGGTAGTTGCCTTTCTCGCCTTCAGCCCACTGCTTTTCCATCCACTCTAGGTCTTGAATAAGGAGTTCAGCTGATGCTTTTAGGTATGCGCCACGACGGTCACAGTTGCCATTTGTACACTCAGCGCCAACAACGAAATCTGTGTAAGCACGCTCACCTGCACCGCTGTTAGTACCGTTTAAATCTTGGCCCCAAAGTAGGAATTCAATCGCGTGGTAGCCAGATGCCACGTTCGCTTCAGAACCGCCGATCTCGTTAAGGTCTGCGATTAGCTCAGGGGTAATGTTCGTTGCATCAACAGTCGTCTGACCAATTTGAAAAGTCTTGTTTGCCACGATGTTTGCGCTAGCGCCTTCGTTACCAAGCTCATATTGGTAATCAGAAGAAACGTAATCGATCAGGCCTTCATCTAGTGGCCATGCGTTTAGTTGGCCTTCCCAATCATCAACAATAACGTTACCAAAGCGGAACACTTCAGATTGTTGGTAAGGAACACGAGACTCAAGCCAAGTTTGTTTGACTTGTTCGAAGTTACCAGCAGAAGGAGAAGCTAAGAAGGCATCAATAGAAGAGTTCAACGCTTTTGCTGTAACTACTGAATCGGCAAACACTGCATGTGCAATATCTGCGTAATGTTCTACAACTTGATCTTGAGTTACTGCTGCGAAAGAAGAAGCAGAGGCAAAAATGAGTGACGAAGTTACGGCTTTTGTCACTAAAGATTTAATGGTCATGAAGCATCCTTGTTGAGCTTTAAATTATTATTCGTAGTAATAGTGCAAACTATTATCATTTACACTACGGATTAAAATAATACAAACTTACAATTTTATTGCAAGATAAATACAAAAAAACCTCACGAAGGTGAGGTCTTTAAACATTTTTGTGTTTTACGCAACAAAGAGACGAGTCAGATATCTAAATTATGTTTTCCGTGTGAGACTTTTGCCTTGAGGTAGCTTTCGTTCCCCGACTTTATATGGGCAGAGGTCTTTACCACTTCTTCAATCTCAATACCAAAAGATCTAAGCTCATTGATCTTCTTAGGGTTATTGGTCAGCAAACGGATTTTAGTGGTGCCTAAAGCTCGTAGCATTTCAGCTGCTTCTGTAAAATCACGCAAATCATCACCAAAGCCTAGGTGATTATTTGCTTCATACGTGTTCATTCCTTCACTTTGAAGACGGTAAGCATCAATTTTGTTATACAAACCAATACCGCGTCCTTCTTGGCGTAAATAAAGAATCACGCCACCCATTTCACCCATAATCCTTATAGTTTCGTCTAACTGCTCACCACAGTCACAGCGAGATGAATGGAAAACATCACCAGTAAGACACTCAGAATGCATGCGAACAAGAGGTATGTCTTGTGTCTTATCTGCTGACTTAAATATCACAGCAACATGCTCTTTATCTGTTTTCAAACCATGAAAAGACAGAAGCTCAGCATCAATACTGCTTGTTACCCCTACTTTGAAATCTATTCTGGCACGCACTTCCGCCATAGCTATACTCACTTGAAAATTCGATGTATTTAACAACACTACATTATATGTCTAGGCAATATTTTGTAGCGAACTATCTAATGATAGACACTATGAGGCTGTTAACAATTTTTTTCAAGATCGAACAGACAAAAATTGTTATGTTATAACAATAAATGTTCACATAAGAAAAAACCCACATTGGCATGGCCAATATGGGTTATAAATAAGTCTAATTGTAGTGGTTGACTAAAACTGTAGTTATACCTTGACCGCTTATCAACCAACTTGTGTTTGCTTCCAGATGACTAATTGAACCCAGGCGTTTTGCAATTCGGTCAACTCTTCCGGTGTCAAAGTAGATACACTTGACTTGGCACTGTATTTTTCGCCCCATTTATCTGCTTGGACATGGGTATGGAACTCTTTTTTTAGATTTGAGATTACGTTATCCACGAATACATCCTTATATAACAGTGCTTAGCCTTTATAATTTTTAATGTTACAAAATACAGGTCAATTGGTAAACAATAATACATGACTTTTATGAGCTCTTTCTAACACTTTTTACTGATAGATATATAAACAAGAGGAATAATAGACTGGGTAGTAGCCAAAGTAATAAGTTTGAAGCGTTCATTGCCGGCTTATAAAGTACAAATTCACCAAACCTTTCCGTCATATATTGAGTAATTTCACGATCACTCTCTCCAGCTTTTACCCTATTGAACACAACAAGACGTAAATCTTTTGCGATGGGAGAATTCGACTCAATAAGGTTTTGATTCTGACATTGCGGACAACGTAGTCTTTTTGCCAAGGAAATAGCTCGCTGCTGCTGTTCTGAGTTGTCAAACTCAAACAGTTCAACTTGAATACTCGTATCTTTATTACTGGCAGTAAACAGGTCTTCAGCTATGGTCGGAAGGCTAATCACTAAAAGAGCTGACAGCATAAACAACGTTTGTATTAGAGACTTCATCATCCATTCACACCATCAAAATACATCGCAAGCTCATCTTTCCATACCGTTTCATTAATCACGCCCGATAGCTTTTTAATGATCTGGCCATCAGCATCGACCAAATACGTTTCAGGTGTGCCGATTACGCCCAACTCTAACGCTAACTTACCTTGCGGGTCACTGATCACGGTTGAGTACGGGTTACCGTCGTTCGATAACACGTTAATCGCAGCCCCAGAGTTATCTCGATAATTAAGCCCGACGATGGGAATGCCTTTATCGTGAAGTTGAAGCAAAAAGGCGTGTTCGGTTTTACATATCCCGCACCAAGAAGCCCACACATTAACCAGTTGATAAGGGTGCTGCGTGACATCAGCGAGCGTGATTTTCTGCTGACCACTGACGCCTTCACTATTTACTAACGCACTCGATGTAAATTCTGGAAATGCCCTTTGTTGTTCAGACACAATGGTCGATTGCTGCTTATTATCAAGCGCAAAGACAAACCCCAGCACCACAATCAATGCTAAGGCAATTAGACTAATTAGCTTGTTACGAACGCTGGTATGCATACTGTGACGCCTTAACGGTTTTCTTTTTACGATGAGTCAATGAGAGTAAAGCGCCGATAATGGAGAACAGTCCACCAAACCAGATCCAGCGCGCATACGCCTTATACTGAACACGAAATGCGTAAGCGGTGGAATCGACTTTCTCGCACATGGTGATATAAACATCACCATGCCAGAACCATTTCATTGCGGGCTCACTCATGTTCATGACTCGAACTTGGTAATGCCTTCTTTCCGGCGAAATAGAAAAACTTTGCTCGCCAGACTCTAGGCTGAGTATCGCTTTTTCTGCAGTAAAGTTTGAAGCGACATACAGCTCAGTATCACGATGAGAAAGTGTCCAATCCATGAATTCGACTTCTACGCTCGGGCTTAACTTATAGCTGCGCTCAAACGAGTGGTAGCTATTCATGGCAGCACCGACCGCTAACACTGCTACCCCAACATGAGCAAAGGTCATCACCCAGACTTTGCGTTGGAACTTGGAACTGCGCGTTACCACCAAGCCATACACATGAGTGAGTAAAACCCAAAATGCGAGTGACCATGTCATCAGAGCCATCACTAGGATCTTCTCTACTTGCCAAGCGTAACAGGCGAACCCGAGACCAATCGCTACTAAAGCGATCAGCATCATAACGCCTTTCGACGCTTGAGGCTTAATGCTCAACAAAGGGGCTAAGCCGACGACGGCTAACGCAAGCAAAGCCAAAGGTGCAATCAATAGATTAAAGTAAGGTGCGCCGACCGAGATGTTTCCTAGGCCAAGCAATTCAAATACCATTGGATAAAATGTTCCGAACACCACGACAGCAGTCGCCAGAACAAAAATAAGCACCGCGACTAAGCTCAAAAAGCTTTTGCTGGCGAAGCTGGTAATCGGATTAGATTCAAAAGACTCTCCTCTGACGATAAGCAGAGAAAATGAACTCACCAGCACCAGAACTAATATCAGCAGCAGTGCGATCCCTTTGGTTGGGTCGACTGCAAAAGCGTGTACCGATGTGAGTACGCCAGAACGAACAATAAAGGTGCCTAATATACTCAAACAAAACGTAATGAAAGCGAGACTGAGAGACCATTTCAGTAACTGTTGTTTGCCCTTTGCAACGCCTAGGCTGTGCAGTAAAGCGGTCGAAGTAAGCCACGGCAACAAGCTCGCATTTTCAACCGGATCCCAGAACCACCAGCCGCCCCAACCTAATTCGTAATACGCCCACCAAGAGCCAAGAATGATCCCTGCGGTTAAAAAGATCCAAGCGACTAGACACCCACTGCGACAATGAGCAACCCAATCAAATTCAATTGGATCAACCAGCAAAGCGGCAACTGCAAATGCCAGCACTACAGAAAACCCGACATAACCAAGGTAAAGTAAAGGCGGGTGAAAGATCAGACCAACATCTTGCAACATTGGGTTAAGGTCACGCCCTTCTAGCGGCAACGTCGAGTTCATTTCAAATGGGTTTGATGCGAACAAGGTGAACCAAGCAAATATCGCGAGTAGCAGATTCATCACCCACAGCACTCGGCTTTGGTATTCATTTGAATAGTGTTTTTGTAAGGCGATAACACCAGACCAGACGCTGATCGTCAGTACCCAAAATAACAAGGAACCTTCATGGCCAGCCCATACGGCCGCTAGCTTAAAAAATGAGGGTAATTGAGTATTTGAATGTTCAGCGACGTATAAGATAGAGAAGTCATCACTGACAAAGGCATAGCCAAGCAATGCGACAGAAGTGAGAGAAAACAGCGCACTTGAAAGAGAGAAACTGCGGATTAAACCTAGATTTTGCGTCCGTTTATTTAGCATTTGGTAAAACGAATGCACACCAATAATGCTGCTGAGTACAGCAACCAACACCAAACTAAACAGCCCCAAAGAACCGACCATATCACCTCAATAAGACTCTACCGGAGCA
The Vibrio kanaloae genome window above contains:
- a CDS encoding imelysin family protein produces the protein MTIKSLVTKAVTSSLIFASASSFAAVTQDQVVEHYADIAHAVFADSVVTAKALNSSIDAFLASPSAGNFEQVKQTWLESRVPYQQSEVFRFGNVIVDDWEGQLNAWPLDEGLIDYVSSDYQYELGNEGASANIVANKTFQIGQTTVDATNITPELIADLNEIGGSEANVASGYHAIEFLLWGQDLNGTNSGAGERAYTDFVVGAECTNGNCDRRGAYLKASAELLIQDLEWMEKQWAEGEKGNYRQELLAESSENGLRKMLFGMGSLSLGELAGERMKVALEANSTEDEHDCFSDNTHNSHYYNEQGIYNVYTGLYKREDGTLLSGPSLFDLVEQKDEQAAKEIQKQFDLARAQVGELVTSAEKNNQHFDQLIAADNTAGNALVNKTIVALVSQTAAIERAAGVIGIDSLNPDTADHEF
- a CDS encoding GTP cyclohydrolase II; translation: MAEVRARIDFKVGVTSSIDAELLSFHGLKTDKEHVAVIFKSADKTQDIPLVRMHSECLTGDVFHSSRCDCGEQLDETIRIMGEMGGVILYLRQEGRGIGLYNKIDAYRLQSEGMNTYEANNHLGFGDDLRDFTEAAEMLRALGTTKIRLLTNNPKKINELRSFGIEIEEVVKTSAHIKSGNESYLKAKVSHGKHNLDI
- a CDS encoding cytochrome c-type biogenesis protein CcmH is translated as MMKSLIQTLFMLSALLVISLPTIAEDLFTASNKDTSIQVELFEFDNSEQQQRAISLAKRLRCPQCQNQNLIESNSPIAKDLRLVVFNRVKAGESDREITQYMTERFGEFVLYKPAMNASNLLLWLLPSLLFLLFIYLSVKSVRKSS
- a CDS encoding DsbE family thiol:disulfide interchange protein; the encoded protein is MHTSVRNKLISLIALALIVVLGFVFALDNKQQSTIVSEQQRAFPEFTSSALVNSEGVSGQQKITLADVTQHPYQLVNVWASWCGICKTEHAFLLQLHDKGIPIVGLNYRDNSGAAINVLSNDGNPYSTVISDPQGKLALELGVIGTPETYLVDADGQIIKKLSGVINETVWKDELAMYFDGVNG
- a CDS encoding heme lyase CcmF/NrfE family subunit, whose product is MVGSLGLFSLVLVAVLSSIIGVHSFYQMLNKRTQNLGLIRSFSLSSALFSLTSVALLGYAFVSDDFSILYVAEHSNTQLPSFFKLAAVWAGHEGSLLFWVLTISVWSGVIALQKHYSNEYQSRVLWVMNLLLAIFAWFTLFASNPFEMNSTLPLEGRDLNPMLQDVGLIFHPPLLYLGYVGFSVVLAFAVAALLVDPIEFDWVAHCRSGCLVAWIFLTAGIILGSWWAYYELGWGGWWFWDPVENASLLPWLTSTALLHSLGVAKGKQQLLKWSLSLAFITFCLSILGTFIVRSGVLTSVHAFAVDPTKGIALLLILVLVLVSSFSLLIVRGESFESNPITSFASKSFLSLVAVLIFVLATAVVVFGTFYPMVFELLGLGNISVGAPYFNLLIAPLALLALAVVGLAPLLSIKPQASKGVMMLIALVAIGLGFACYAWQVEKILVMALMTWSLAFWVLLTHVYGLVVTRSSKFQRKVWVMTFAHVGVAVLAVGAAMNSYHSFERSYKLSPSVEVEFMDWTLSHRDTELYVASNFTAEKAILSLESGEQSFSISPERRHYQVRVMNMSEPAMKWFWHGDVYITMCEKVDSTAYAFRVQYKAYARWIWFGGLFSIIGALLSLTHRKKKTVKASQYAYQRS